A single region of the Enterococcus mundtii genome encodes:
- the gyrA gene encoding DNA gyrase subunit A, with product MSEEIRENIHDVNLTSEMKDSFIDYAMSVIVARALPDVRDGLKPVHRRILYGMNELGVTPDKAHKKSARIVGDVMGKYHPHGDSAIYESMVRMAQPFSYRYMLVDGHGNFGSVDGDGAAAMRYTEARMSKIATEMLRDINKNTVDFQSNYDDTEKEPVVLPARFPNLLVNGTTGIAVGMATNIPPHNLTEVVAAIDLLMENPDVTTNELMEVLPGPDFPTGGLVMGKSGIRRAYETGKGSITVRAKVEITEMPNGKERILVTELPYMVNKAKLIERISELHRDKRIEGITDLRDESSREGMRIVIDVRRDASASVILNNLYKLTSLQNSFGFNMLAIEKGVPKVLSLKQILENYIEHQREVITRRTVFEKDKAEARAHILEGLRIALDHIDEIIAIIRGSKSDEEAKNAMIERFDLSDRQSQAILDMRLRRLTGLEREKIENEYQELLKLIEDLADILARPERVTEIIQTELAELSQRFGDKRRTELLVGEVLSLEDEDLIEEEEIVITLTNNGYIKRLANNEFRAQRRGGRGIQGMGVHNDDFVKNLVSCSTHDTLLFFTNNGKVYRAKGYEIPEYGRTAKGIPIINLLGIDSSEKIQAIIAVTGEAEEGHYLFFTTRQGTVKRTTVTAFANIRSNGLIAIGLKENDELVNVLLTDGQSNIIIGTHDGYSVTFAEDAVRDMGRTASGVRGVRLREDDYVVGAALMNEDHEVLIITEKGYGKRTKVSEYPVKGRGGKGIKTANITEKNGPLAGLTTVTGEEDIMLITDKGVIIRFNVSTVSQTGRATLGVRLIKMEAETKVVTMAAVEPEPAEETTVEAETVDVETDHTEE from the coding sequence ATGAGTGAAGAAATCAGAGAAAACATCCATGATGTCAATCTAACTAGCGAAATGAAAGACTCCTTCATAGATTACGCCATGAGTGTCATTGTCGCTCGGGCTCTACCAGATGTTAGAGATGGATTAAAACCAGTTCACCGCCGTATTTTATATGGGATGAATGAACTAGGTGTCACACCAGACAAAGCACACAAGAAATCAGCCAGAATCGTGGGGGACGTCATGGGTAAATACCATCCCCATGGTGACAGTGCGATCTATGAATCAATGGTTCGGATGGCGCAGCCTTTTAGCTATCGCTACATGTTAGTAGATGGTCATGGAAACTTTGGGTCAGTTGATGGAGATGGCGCAGCTGCGATGCGTTATACTGAAGCCAGAATGAGTAAGATCGCGACAGAAATGTTACGTGATATCAATAAAAATACGGTCGATTTCCAAAGCAACTATGATGATACGGAAAAAGAACCAGTTGTCTTACCGGCACGTTTTCCTAACTTGCTAGTCAATGGTACGACAGGGATCGCAGTCGGAATGGCGACGAATATTCCCCCACATAATCTGACAGAAGTTGTAGCAGCGATTGATCTATTGATGGAAAATCCAGATGTGACAACCAATGAATTGATGGAAGTCTTACCTGGGCCTGATTTTCCTACCGGCGGATTAGTCATGGGGAAATCCGGCATTCGTCGAGCGTATGAAACAGGAAAAGGTTCAATCACTGTTCGAGCAAAAGTAGAAATCACGGAAATGCCAAATGGAAAAGAGCGGATCTTAGTCACTGAATTGCCATATATGGTCAATAAAGCGAAATTGATTGAGCGAATTTCAGAATTGCACCGTGACAAACGAATTGAAGGGATCACAGATCTAAGAGATGAATCTTCTCGTGAAGGAATGCGTATCGTGATCGATGTGCGTCGTGACGCGAGTGCCTCTGTCATTTTGAACAATCTCTACAAATTGACATCCTTACAAAACTCATTTGGTTTCAATATGTTAGCAATCGAAAAAGGCGTACCGAAAGTTCTAAGCTTGAAGCAGATCCTTGAAAATTATATTGAACACCAACGCGAAGTTATTACACGTCGTACGGTCTTTGAAAAAGATAAAGCAGAAGCAAGAGCACATATCTTAGAAGGACTACGAATCGCCTTAGATCATATTGATGAAATCATCGCGATCATTCGTGGGTCCAAATCAGATGAAGAAGCGAAAAACGCGATGATCGAGCGCTTCGATCTTTCTGACCGTCAATCGCAAGCAATCTTAGATATGCGTTTACGCCGTTTGACTGGTTTGGAAAGAGAAAAAATCGAAAATGAATACCAAGAATTATTGAAACTCATTGAAGATTTAGCTGATATTCTTGCTCGCCCTGAACGAGTAACAGAAATCATTCAAACCGAACTTGCTGAATTGAGTCAACGATTTGGCGACAAACGTCGTACAGAATTACTGGTCGGTGAAGTCTTGAGTTTAGAAGACGAAGATTTAATCGAAGAAGAAGAAATCGTGATCACATTGACGAATAATGGCTATATCAAACGTTTAGCCAACAACGAATTCCGCGCACAACGTCGTGGAGGTCGAGGCATCCAAGGAATGGGTGTTCATAACGATGATTTCGTGAAAAATCTTGTTTCTTGCTCCACACATGATACATTGCTGTTCTTTACTAATAACGGAAAAGTGTATCGTGCGAAAGGATACGAGATCCCAGAGTACGGACGTACAGCAAAAGGGATTCCGATCATCAACTTACTGGGCATTGATTCAAGTGAGAAGATCCAAGCCATCATCGCAGTAACTGGTGAAGCAGAGGAAGGGCATTACTTGTTCTTTACTACACGCCAAGGAACAGTCAAACGTACGACTGTCACTGCTTTTGCCAATATCCGTAGCAATGGGTTGATTGCGATTGGTTTGAAAGAAAATGATGAATTGGTCAACGTCTTATTGACTGATGGCCAATCAAACATCATCATTGGTACACACGATGGCTATTCTGTGACTTTTGCAGAAGATGCCGTTCGTGATATGGGACGTACAGCCTCTGGGGTTCGTGGGGTTCGTTTGAGAGAAGACGATTACGTCGTTGGAGCAGCCTTGATGAATGAGGATCATGAAGTCTTGATCATCACAGAAAAAGGTTATGGAAAACGTACCAAGGTTTCTGAGTACCCTGTCAAAGGACGTGGGGGTAAAGGGATCAAAACTGCGAATATCACTGAGAAAAATGGTCCATTAGCTGGATTGACGACGGTGACAGGCGAAGAAGATATTATGTTGATCACAGACAAAGGTGTCATCATCCGCTTCAACGTTTCAACGGTTTCTCAGACAGGTCGGGCAACGCTAGGCGTGCGCTTGATCAAGATGGAAGCAGAAACGAAAGTGGTGACCATGGCAGCAGTAGAACCAGAACCTGCGGAAGAAACGACTGTCGAAGCAGAGACAGTTGATGTGGAAACAGATCATACAGAAGAATAG
- the rpsF gene encoding 30S ribosomal protein S6 yields MENTKYEIMYIIRPNIDEEAKTALIERFDSILKDNGAEVIESKDWEKRRLAYEMNGYREGIYHIVKVSSPSSADAINEFDRLAKINDDIVRHMIVKEEA; encoded by the coding sequence ATGGAAAACACGAAATATGAAATCATGTATATTATTCGTCCAAACATTGATGAAGAAGCAAAAACTGCTTTAATCGAACGTTTCGATTCAATCTTGAAAGATAACGGAGCTGAAGTTATCGAATCAAAAGATTGGGAAAAACGCCGTTTAGCATACGAAATGAACGGTTACCGTGAAGGTATCTATCACATCGTTAAAGTATCTTCTCCATCATCAGCAGATGCAATCAACGAGTTTGATCGTCTTGCTAAAATCAATGACGATATCGTTCGTCACATGATCGTAAAAGAAGAAGCTTAA
- the ssb gene encoding single-stranded DNA-binding protein encodes MINNVVLVGRLTKDPDLRYTSSGTAVATFTLAVNRNFTSQNGNREADFINCVIWRKSAETLANYAHKGTLLGVTGRIQTRSYDNQQGQRVYVTEVVAENFQLLESRAASENRQQSGGYQDTGQSTNNFGGNGGNNNYNQTSQSSNGMPDFDRDSSDPFGSSSTIDISDDDLPF; translated from the coding sequence TTGATTAATAACGTTGTACTAGTTGGACGTCTGACAAAAGATCCAGATTTACGATATACATCAAGTGGCACTGCTGTAGCAACGTTCACTTTAGCTGTCAATCGTAACTTCACGAGCCAAAACGGCAACCGTGAGGCGGATTTTATTAATTGTGTGATTTGGCGAAAATCAGCAGAAACACTAGCAAACTATGCACATAAAGGAACACTTTTAGGTGTAACTGGTCGTATTCAAACGCGTTCTTATGATAATCAACAAGGACAACGTGTGTACGTAACAGAAGTAGTTGCTGAAAACTTCCAATTATTGGAAAGTCGTGCAGCATCTGAAAACCGTCAACAAAGCGGTGGCTACCAAGACACTGGTCAATCGACAAATAATTTTGGCGGAAACGGCGGAAACAATAACTATAATCAAACATCTCAATCATCCAACGGTATGCCTGATTTTGATCGTGATTCTTCTGATCCATTCGGATCAAGCTCAACGATCGACATTTCAGACGATGATTTACCATTCTAA
- the rpsR gene encoding 30S ribosomal protein S18: MAQQRRGGRKRRKVDYIAANHIEYIDYKDIELLKRFISERGKILPRRVTGTGAKNQRKITIAIKRARIMGLLPFVGEE, encoded by the coding sequence ATGGCACAACAAAGAAGAGGCGGACGTAAACGTCGTAAAGTAGACTACATCGCTGCTAACCATATTGAATATATCGATTATAAAGATATCGAATTACTAAAAAGATTTATCTCAGAACGTGGTAAAATTTTGCCACGTCGTGTAACAGGTACAGGCGCTAAAAACCAACGTAAAATTACGATTGCAATCAAACGCGCACGTATCATGGGATTACTACCATTCGTTGGCGAAGAATAA